In Bradyrhizobium lablabi, one DNA window encodes the following:
- a CDS encoding SDR family NAD(P)-dependent oxidoreductase yields the protein MNELDFGGKQVLVVGGSSGIGNGIAQAFRAHGAQVHVCGTRASAADYSPAEGSQLAGLDYAQLDVSDAKAIEDFKPAFDRLDVLVLAQGAVIYRRGEFEMEGFRKVLEVNLMSLMACAGKFQAMLRASKGSLIIVSSTAAYHSTKGNPAYNASKTGAVGLTRTLGQAWAEDGIRVNGIAPGLVDTKMTKVTTANPKRLEGAIERIPLKRLGTPADMAGAALFLASPLSSYVVGQTLVVDGGLIL from the coding sequence ATGAACGAACTGGATTTTGGCGGCAAGCAGGTTCTGGTGGTCGGCGGCTCCAGCGGCATCGGCAACGGCATCGCGCAGGCCTTTCGCGCCCATGGCGCGCAGGTCCATGTCTGCGGCACCCGCGCGTCCGCCGCCGATTATTCGCCGGCCGAGGGATCGCAGCTTGCGGGTCTCGATTACGCGCAGCTCGACGTCAGCGACGCAAAAGCGATCGAGGATTTCAAGCCGGCGTTCGACCGGCTCGATGTGCTGGTGCTGGCGCAGGGCGCGGTGATCTACCGGCGCGGCGAATTCGAAATGGAAGGCTTTCGAAAAGTGCTCGAAGTCAATTTGATGAGCCTGATGGCCTGCGCCGGCAAATTCCAGGCGATGCTCCGCGCGAGCAAAGGCTCGCTCATCATCGTCAGCTCGACCGCCGCCTATCATTCGACAAAGGGCAATCCGGCCTACAATGCCTCGAAGACCGGCGCCGTCGGATTGACCCGGACGCTGGGGCAGGCGTGGGCGGAAGACGGCATTCGCGTCAATGGCATCGCGCCCGGTCTTGTCGATACCAAAATGACAAAAGTGACGACGGCAAATCCGAAGCGGCTCGAAGGCGCGATCGAGCGCATCCCGCTGAAGCGATTGGGAACGCCGGCCGACATGGCCGGCGCGGCGCTGTTCCTGGCCTCGCCGCTTTCATCCTACGTCGTCGGCCAGACGCTCGTGGTCGACGGCGGACTCATTCTGTAA
- a CDS encoding SDR family NAD(P)-dependent oxidoreductase, with amino-acid sequence MSDFKQLSRSVRGLTVLVTGAASGMGRATAHVFAAEGANVAVTDFAADGAKTVAAEITAKGETAKAWTLDVANREEINAVVGDVAAHFGGLDIIVNNAGMSVHAKIDDEDYDAAWAKALAVMLTAHPRVIRAALPYLRKSKSPRIVNIASTEALGATAELSPYSAAKAGVTGLTRSLAVELGREGITVNCICPGPITTAITARIPDEHKEIYAKRRTALRRYGDPEEVAHMTLSLCLPAASFLTGAVIPVDGGLMARNA; translated from the coding sequence ATGTCCGATTTCAAGCAGCTCAGCCGCTCGGTCAGAGGATTGACCGTTCTCGTCACCGGCGCTGCAAGCGGCATGGGCCGCGCCACCGCGCATGTATTTGCCGCCGAGGGCGCCAACGTCGCGGTGACGGACTTTGCGGCTGACGGCGCCAAAACCGTCGCCGCCGAGATCACGGCCAAGGGCGAGACGGCAAAAGCCTGGACGCTCGATGTCGCCAATCGCGAAGAGATCAACGCCGTGGTTGGCGACGTCGCCGCGCATTTCGGCGGCCTCGACATCATCGTCAACAACGCCGGCATGTCGGTCCACGCCAAGATCGACGATGAGGATTACGACGCGGCATGGGCGAAGGCGCTTGCGGTGATGCTGACGGCGCATCCGCGGGTGATCCGCGCTGCGCTGCCCTATTTGCGGAAATCGAAATCGCCGCGGATCGTCAATATCGCCTCCACCGAGGCGCTTGGCGCCACCGCCGAGCTCAGCCCGTATTCCGCGGCGAAGGCGGGCGTGACCGGTCTGACACGCTCGCTCGCGGTGGAACTCGGCCGCGAGGGCATCACCGTGAACTGCATCTGCCCGGGTCCGATCACGACCGCGATCACGGCGCGGATCCCGGACGAGCACAAGGAGATCTACGCCAAGCGCCGCACCGCGCTGCGCCGCTACGGCGACCCCGAGGAGGTCGCGCACATGACCTTAAGCCTGTGCCTGCCGGCGGCCTCGTTCCTGACCGGCGCGGTGATTCCGGTCGACGGCGGCCTGATGGCCCGGAATGCGTGA